From Deinococcus wulumuqiensis R12, one genomic window encodes:
- the pstC gene encoding phosphate ABC transporter permease subunit PstC: protein MTQPVKSPPSIPSRLSSRSDRVFEIVILLLASIIALIFVLSIYQLAKESWPALQKFGLSFFTQRTWNPVEGTYGAASMILGTLLTSLAALVISVPLAIASALFVAEYAPKWLANPVGYLIELLAAVPSVVYGLWALFVIAPLLAKWQTTFFNPELYPERFATYTRCAELWANNQTNLQCFFTPSSGAGRGLALAIIILTVMILPYTASVARDVIRLVPADQREAMYALGATKWEVISRAILPYARAGIMGGVILALGRALGETLAVAMVIGDSQEIVKSFWGNASTMASVIANQFGDAQETLHRSSVVTLGLTLFFLSVLVNYVARLIITRLTPKGIQQ, encoded by the coding sequence ATGACCCAACCTGTCAAGTCTCCGCCCAGCATTCCCAGTCGGCTGTCGAGCCGCAGCGACCGGGTTTTCGAGATCGTGATTCTGCTGCTCGCGTCGATCATCGCGCTGATCTTCGTGCTCAGCATCTACCAGCTCGCCAAGGAGTCGTGGCCCGCGCTCCAGAAGTTCGGCCTGAGCTTCTTTACCCAGCGCACCTGGAACCCGGTGGAAGGCACCTACGGCGCCGCGTCCATGATTCTGGGCACGCTGCTGACCAGTCTCGCCGCGCTGGTCATCAGCGTGCCGCTCGCCATCGCCAGCGCGCTGTTCGTGGCCGAGTACGCCCCCAAGTGGCTCGCCAACCCGGTGGGCTACCTCATCGAACTGCTGGCCGCCGTGCCGAGCGTGGTGTACGGGCTGTGGGCGCTGTTCGTCATCGCGCCGCTGCTCGCCAAGTGGCAGACCACCTTCTTCAACCCCGAACTGTACCCCGAGCGCTTTGCCACCTACACCCGGTGCGCCGAACTGTGGGCCAACAACCAGACCAACCTCCAGTGCTTTTTCACGCCCAGCAGCGGCGCGGGGCGCGGGCTGGCGCTCGCCATCATCATCCTGACCGTCATGATTTTGCCCTACACCGCGTCGGTGGCGCGTGACGTGATCCGGCTGGTGCCTGCCGACCAGCGCGAAGCGATGTACGCGCTCGGCGCGACCAAGTGGGAAGTGATTTCCCGCGCCATCTTGCCCTACGCCCGCGCCGGCATCATGGGCGGCGTGATTCTGGCGCTGGGCCGGGCGCTTGGGGAAACGCTGGCGGTGGCGATGGTGATCGGCGACAGCCAGGAAATCGTCAAGAGCTTCTGGGGCAACGCGAGCACCATGGCTTCGGTCATCGCCAACCAGTTCGGTGACGCGCAGGAGACCCTGCACCGCTCCAGCGTGGTGACGCTCGGCCTGACGCTGTTTTTCCTCAGCGTGCTGGTCAACTACGTGGCCCGCCTCATCATCACCCGCCTGACGCCGAAGGGGATTCAGCAGTGA
- a CDS encoding YeeE/YedE family protein, whose product MTEFLDVLRSPWPWWVGGPLIGLTVPLMLWLGNKSFGISSNLRHLCAAALPESAKPPFFRYNWRAERWNLAFALGLVLAGAVFGSLLADPQPVRLSAAGVQSVNDLGVTVRPGLAPAELTDLSRPGVWALLALSGLLVGFGTRYGGGCTSGHAITGLSTLQVPSLIATASFFVGGILSANLLLPLLLGVLGLGGLK is encoded by the coding sequence ATGACTGAGTTTCTTGACGTGTTGCGCTCGCCCTGGCCCTGGTGGGTCGGTGGCCCCCTGATCGGCCTGACGGTCCCGCTGATGCTGTGGCTGGGCAACAAATCTTTCGGGATTTCCAGCAACCTGCGCCACCTGTGCGCCGCCGCGCTGCCCGAGTCCGCCAAGCCTCCCTTTTTCCGCTACAACTGGCGGGCCGAGAGGTGGAACCTGGCTTTCGCCCTGGGGCTGGTTCTGGCCGGGGCCGTGTTCGGGAGCCTGCTGGCCGACCCGCAACCCGTGCGCCTGAGCGCCGCCGGGGTCCAGAGCGTGAACGACCTGGGCGTGACGGTGCGGCCCGGCCTCGCGCCCGCCGAACTGACCGACCTGAGTCGCCCTGGCGTCTGGGCGCTGCTCGCGCTGAGCGGGCTGCTGGTCGGCTTCGGCACCCGCTACGGGGGCGGCTGCACCAGTGGGCACGCGATTACGGGCCTGAGCACCCTGCAAGTCCCGAGCCTGATCGCCACCGCGTCCTTTTTCGTCGGTGGGATTCTCAGCGCCAACTTGCTCCTGCCGCTGCTGCTGGGCGTTCTGGGCCTCGGGGGTCTGAAATGA
- the phoU gene encoding phosphate signaling complex protein PhoU — protein MTAGAPTGRARLDAQLERMTADFLLMQDTLAGQLRALQAALEKGDGAVREEVERLDREVDAANARIEDEALHLLARQSPVAHDLKLTLLILQSTPDLERAGDYAKHMARRLPALLARSEGRPSEFAQALALLLQMTTTLRAASAPMNVDLARDVLRLDDEVDALYDRAVQQVLTDRNAATKDDRDALAEVLEASHAWRAAERLGDHLVNVAQRTQRLCVRPAPSDLPA, from the coding sequence ATGACCGCCGGTGCCCCCACGGGCCGCGCCCGGCTCGACGCGCAACTGGAGCGCATGACCGCCGACTTCCTCCTGATGCAGGACACCCTGGCCGGGCAACTGCGGGCGCTGCAAGCGGCGCTGGAGAAGGGCGATGGCGCGGTGCGCGAGGAAGTGGAGCGGCTCGACCGTGAAGTCGACGCCGCCAACGCCCGCATCGAGGACGAAGCGCTGCACCTGCTCGCCCGGCAGTCGCCGGTGGCCCATGACCTCAAGCTCACGCTGCTGATTTTGCAAAGCACGCCTGACCTCGAACGCGCCGGGGACTACGCCAAGCATATGGCCCGCCGCCTGCCCGCGCTGCTCGCCAGAAGCGAAGGGCGGCCCAGCGAGTTCGCGCAGGCCCTGGCGCTGCTGCTGCAAATGACGACCACCCTCCGCGCGGCTTCCGCCCCCATGAACGTGGACCTGGCCCGCGACGTGCTGCGTCTCGACGACGAGGTGGACGCCCTGTACGACCGCGCCGTGCAACAGGTGCTGACCGACCGCAACGCTGCTACAAAGGACGACCGGGACGCGCTGGCCGAGGTCCTGGAAGCCAGCCACGCCTGGCGGGCCGCCGAGCGCCTGGGCGACCACCTCGTCAACGTGGCGCAGCGCACCCAGCGCCTGTGCGTCCGCCCCGCGCCGAGTGACCTGCCTGCCTGA
- the tnpC gene encoding IS66 family transposase yields MTRLQAEVAALQAELRAIKTLLGLNSSNSNQPPSKDPPWKPKSERQKSERSSGGQKGHPGKTLKFSDQPDEIQTLSLTGACSCGTVWDEVDVTDHLARQVHDLPELRLHITEYQAEVKLCPNCGCRGQANFPEHVPGQVQYGPQLHAFTTLLNVGHFIPLERVTQITDALFGASISDGTVVLNINLASERLEPFEDELKAGLRQQAVLHADETGTKVNGKLNWFHVACFARGTLYTLHEKRGYAALEAAGVLTDFTGVVVHDAWNTYFRLPGEHALCNAHLLRELRKLDEHDQQPWAGELRRELQQVYHAQKTGILTNEQRAAFYTRFDELVLAGLEANPVQEPVPKRRGKPKQLPGRNLALRCQQHRAAMLLFLERADVPFDNNQAERDIRMACVKRKVSGGFRSEAGGQAFCRIRSFISTLQKQGVSVWTGLVDVFRGVLHKLDFSC; encoded by the coding sequence GTGACTCGCCTCCAGGCTGAAGTCGCCGCATTGCAAGCCGAGTTGCGGGCTATCAAAACCCTGCTCGGTCTGAATAGCAGCAACTCCAATCAACCACCGAGCAAAGACCCCCCCTGGAAACCCAAGAGCGAGCGTCAGAAGAGCGAACGCTCTTCTGGTGGACAAAAGGGACACCCAGGGAAAACGCTGAAATTCAGTGACCAGCCCGACGAAATCCAAACGCTATCGCTCACCGGAGCCTGCTCTTGTGGGACTGTCTGGGACGAGGTGGATGTCACCGATCATCTTGCTCGACAGGTTCACGATTTGCCAGAACTGCGTCTCCATATCACCGAGTACCAGGCCGAAGTGAAACTCTGCCCGAACTGTGGCTGTCGTGGACAGGCCAATTTCCCCGAGCATGTCCCTGGTCAGGTGCAATACGGTCCGCAACTCCATGCCTTCACGACCTTGCTGAATGTGGGGCATTTCATTCCATTGGAGCGGGTCACCCAGATTACGGACGCGCTTTTTGGCGCGTCCATCAGCGATGGTACGGTGGTTCTCAACATCAACCTGGCTTCAGAACGCCTTGAGCCTTTCGAGGACGAGCTGAAAGCTGGCCTGAGGCAACAAGCCGTACTCCATGCGGATGAAACGGGCACCAAGGTGAATGGGAAGCTGAACTGGTTTCATGTGGCCTGTTTTGCCAGGGGAACGCTCTATACCTTGCACGAGAAGCGCGGCTACGCGGCTCTTGAGGCGGCTGGCGTGTTGACCGACTTTACGGGCGTCGTGGTTCACGACGCTTGGAACACCTATTTCCGTCTCCCTGGAGAACACGCGCTGTGCAATGCTCACCTGCTGCGCGAACTGCGCAAACTGGATGAGCATGACCAGCAGCCCTGGGCCGGTGAACTGCGGCGGGAATTGCAGCAGGTCTACCATGCCCAGAAGACGGGGATATTGACGAATGAGCAAAGAGCTGCGTTCTATACGCGATTTGACGAACTGGTGCTGGCGGGTCTGGAAGCAAATCCGGTGCAGGAACCTGTTCCAAAGCGGCGTGGTAAACCCAAACAGCTTCCGGGACGCAACCTGGCATTGCGGTGTCAGCAGCACCGCGCAGCGATGCTGCTTTTCCTGGAGCGTGCTGACGTGCCGTTTGACAACAATCAGGCGGAACGTGACATCAGGATGGCCTGCGTAAAACGCAAGGTTTCGGGTGGGTTTCGCTCGGAGGCCGGGGGGCAGGCATTCTGCCGAATTCGCAGCTTCATCTCTACCCTTCAGAAGCAGGGCGTATCAGTTTGGACGGGCTTGGTTGACGTCTTTCGTGGCGTCTTACACAAACTCGACTTCTCGTGCTGA
- a CDS encoding tyrosine-type recombinase/integrase has protein sequence MTLVQYQGSLLSQTREWTNLHDEELRRRAVRAAGEKDVAALVSLSVAYLGHQGGSGVLSSPRTVEAYALGVRQFVAYATEQAVNLLRPGRHDAQGYVNAMLAAGRAPAGVQLKVAAAGCLYRALRWAGATEADPFRDVKVPKDRTPGIVKRPPYSEDDIADVVEQADVQAKFLLFLTAHAGLRISEALALEWQDLDESARRIHVRSGKGRKSRIVAMSSSLGRAARAYRAQFAPGGPEHDTGHRTTPPERVFRYASVMTARYHIEKAFKAAGVQFRGFHPGRKYAGTKLLRQIKDFGRVAAHLGHESVDTTRRGYAQLAADDLKEDLSGW, from the coding sequence ATGACACTTGTCCAGTACCAAGGCAGCCTGCTTTCGCAAACCCGCGAGTGGACCAACCTGCACGATGAGGAACTGCGCCGCCGGGCGGTCCGGGCCGCGGGTGAAAAGGACGTGGCCGCCCTCGTGTCGCTCTCGGTCGCCTACCTCGGCCACCAGGGAGGGAGCGGTGTCCTGAGCAGCCCGCGCACGGTGGAGGCGTATGCACTCGGCGTGCGGCAGTTCGTGGCCTACGCGACCGAGCAGGCGGTCAACCTGCTGCGGCCCGGACGCCACGACGCGCAGGGGTACGTCAACGCCATGCTCGCGGCGGGCCGCGCCCCGGCGGGGGTGCAGCTCAAGGTGGCGGCGGCGGGCTGCCTGTACCGCGCCCTGCGCTGGGCGGGGGCCACCGAGGCCGACCCTTTCCGCGACGTGAAGGTGCCCAAAGACCGCACCCCCGGCATCGTCAAGCGCCCGCCCTACAGCGAGGACGACATCGCCGACGTGGTGGAGCAGGCCGACGTGCAGGCCAAGTTCCTGCTGTTCCTGACCGCCCACGCCGGGCTGCGCATCAGCGAGGCGCTCGCGCTGGAGTGGCAGGACCTCGACGAAAGCGCCCGTCGCATCCACGTCCGCAGCGGCAAGGGGCGCAAGTCGCGCATCGTCGCCATGAGCAGCAGCCTGGGCCGCGCCGCCCGCGCCTACCGCGCCCAGTTTGCGCCCGGCGGCCCCGAGCACGACACCGGACACCGCACCACCCCGCCCGAGCGCGTCTTCCGCTACGCCAGCGTGATGACCGCCCGTTACCACATCGAAAAGGCGTTCAAGGCGGCGGGCGTGCAGTTTCGCGGCTTTCATCCGGGTCGCAAGTACGCCGGAACCAAGCTGCTGCGCCAGATCAAGGATTTCGGCCGGGTCGCCGCCCACCTCGGCCACGAGAGCGTGGACACCACCCGCCGGGGCTACGCGCAGCTCGCCGCCGACGACCTCAAAGAAGACCTGAGCGGCTGGTAG
- a CDS encoding SIS domain-containing protein has translation MTSEGHNEPLMLRETREAPHVVRRLLTENREAVARLAAAIRGRRPAYAVTIARGSSDHACTVLKYVLETQLSLPVASLGPSVHTLYGARLDLAGALVIAVSQSGASPDVVENVRAARETGALTVALVNVEGSPLAEAAEFVLPLRCGPEQAVAATKSYLASLCALLPVVAELTGDEALGDALNALPERLTRTLELEGQARELAERYRFADNLLVLARGYHYGAAQEAALKLKETCGIHAEAYSAAEFSHGPKRLLAEGLPLLGFASADAAWDATRQAYDDLRAAGADLRLLGPQAGADLPTPTGGHPLTDPVTSTLAFYLFAAHLALGRGLDPDQPPLLSKVTKTR, from the coding sequence ATGACCTCCGAAGGCCACAACGAACCCCTGATGCTGCGCGAGACCCGCGAGGCGCCTCACGTCGTCCGGCGGCTGCTCACCGAGAACCGGGAGGCGGTGGCCCGGCTCGCCGCCGCGATTCGTGGGCGGCGCCCGGCCTACGCCGTGACCATCGCGCGGGGCAGCAGCGACCATGCCTGCACGGTGCTCAAGTACGTGCTGGAGACGCAGCTCTCGCTCCCGGTCGCCTCGCTGGGGCCGAGCGTGCATACCCTTTACGGAGCGCGGCTGGACCTCGCCGGGGCGCTGGTGATTGCCGTGTCGCAAAGCGGCGCGAGTCCCGACGTGGTGGAAAACGTGCGGGCAGCGCGGGAAACTGGGGCGCTGACCGTCGCGCTGGTCAACGTCGAAGGCAGCCCGCTGGCGGAGGCCGCCGAGTTCGTCCTGCCGCTGCGCTGCGGCCCCGAACAGGCGGTGGCGGCGACGAAAAGCTACCTGGCGAGCCTGTGCGCCCTGTTGCCGGTGGTGGCCGAGCTGACCGGGGACGAGGCGCTGGGAGACGCCCTGAACGCGCTTCCCGAGCGGCTGACCCGCACGCTGGAGCTGGAAGGACAGGCCCGCGAACTGGCGGAGCGCTACCGCTTTGCCGACAACCTGCTGGTTCTGGCGCGGGGGTACCACTACGGCGCCGCGCAGGAAGCCGCGCTCAAGCTCAAGGAAACCTGCGGCATCCACGCCGAGGCCTACAGCGCCGCCGAGTTCAGCCACGGCCCCAAACGCCTGCTGGCCGAGGGGCTGCCGCTGCTGGGCTTCGCGTCTGCCGACGCCGCCTGGGACGCGACCCGGCAGGCCTACGACGACCTGCGGGCGGCAGGCGCCGACCTGCGACTGCTCGGGCCGCAAGCGGGCGCCGACCTCCCCACGCCGACCGGGGGCCACCCCCTGACCGACCCGGTGACGAGCACGCTGGCCTTTTACCTCTTCGCGGCCCACCTCGCGCTCGGACGCGGCCTGGACCCCGACCAGCCGCCGCTGCTGAGCAAGGTGACGAAGACCCGGTAA
- a CDS encoding YeeE/YedE family protein: MTGIPGVHPPAQPPVSAARQATGLLVYLLVGLYFGTVLVKSEAASWYRIQEMFRFESFHMFGLLGSAVLTGIVSTTLLRRFGHTRSGEEIRVSPKDRGWVRYVLGGLTFGLGWGLAGVCPGPIFVLIGAGVWPMLLTLLFALLGTYLYGVLQKRLPH; encoded by the coding sequence ATGACCGGCATTCCCGGCGTCCACCCCCCGGCCCAGCCTCCCGTGTCGGCGGCGCGGCAGGCGACCGGCCTGCTCGTCTACCTGCTGGTGGGGCTGTATTTCGGCACGGTCCTCGTCAAGTCGGAAGCGGCGAGCTGGTACCGCATTCAGGAAATGTTCCGCTTCGAGTCGTTTCATATGTTCGGTCTGCTCGGCTCGGCGGTGCTGACCGGGATAGTGTCCACCACGCTGCTGCGGCGGTTCGGGCACACCCGCAGCGGCGAGGAAATCCGGGTCAGTCCCAAGGACCGGGGCTGGGTGCGGTACGTCCTGGGCGGGCTGACCTTCGGCCTCGGCTGGGGGCTGGCGGGCGTGTGCCCCGGACCCATCTTCGTGCTGATCGGGGCGGGGGTGTGGCCGATGCTGCTCACACTGCTGTTCGCGCTGCTCGGCACCTACCTGTACGGCGTCCTGCAAAAGCGGCTGCCCCATTGA
- the pstB gene encoding phosphate ABC transporter ATP-binding protein PstB produces MTSPFLLSAKDVSIYYGDKQAVKNVNLDVRPGTVNAFIGPSGCGKTTFLRAINRMHDLTPGARVTGSILLDGQDIYSPGVDPVAMRRRVGMVFQKPNPFPTMSVFDNVVSGLKLAGVRNRDHLMQVAERSLRGAALWDEVKDRLNTPATGLSGGQQQRLCIARALAVEPEILLMDEPTSALDPASTAKIEDLMGELKKVTTIIIVTHNMHQAARVSDTTSFFLVGDLVEHGATDQVFTNPRDERTEAYVSGRFG; encoded by the coding sequence ATGACCAGTCCCTTTTTGCTGAGTGCCAAAGACGTGAGCATCTACTACGGCGACAAACAGGCCGTCAAGAACGTGAATCTGGACGTGCGCCCCGGAACCGTCAACGCCTTCATCGGGCCGTCGGGCTGCGGCAAGACCACCTTCCTGCGAGCGATCAACCGCATGCACGACCTGACCCCCGGCGCCCGCGTGACCGGCAGCATCCTGCTCGACGGGCAGGACATCTACAGCCCCGGCGTGGACCCGGTCGCCATGCGCCGCCGCGTGGGAATGGTGTTTCAGAAGCCCAACCCCTTCCCGACCATGAGCGTGTTCGACAACGTGGTGTCGGGCCTCAAGCTCGCGGGCGTGCGCAACCGCGACCATCTGATGCAGGTGGCCGAGCGCTCTCTGCGCGGCGCGGCGCTGTGGGACGAAGTGAAAGACCGCCTGAATACCCCGGCCACCGGCCTCTCCGGCGGGCAGCAGCAGCGTCTGTGCATCGCCCGGGCGCTCGCCGTGGAACCCGAAATCCTGCTGATGGACGAGCCGACCTCGGCCCTCGACCCCGCCAGCACCGCCAAGATCGAGGACCTGATGGGCGAACTGAAAAAGGTCACCACCATCATCATCGTGACCCACAACATGCACCAGGCGGCCCGTGTGAGCGATACCACCAGCTTCTTCCTGGTGGGCGACCTCGTGGAGCACGGCGCCACCGATCAGGTGTTCACCAACCCGCGTGACGAGCGCACCGAGGCCTACGTGTCGGGGCGGTTCGGATGA
- a CDS encoding metal-sensitive transcriptional regulator: MTTEAVPLPALPLGPEEEKLLKRLRRIEGQVRGIQKMVEEGRECHDILTQFAAVRSALDTAGEGLLEQYALGCRARPGEAVTPSDVVRAVKLLRR, translated from the coding sequence ATGACGACCGAAGCTGTTCCCCTGCCCGCCCTGCCCCTCGGCCCCGAGGAAGAAAAACTGCTCAAGAGGCTGCGCCGCATCGAAGGCCAGGTGCGCGGCATTCAGAAGATGGTCGAAGAGGGCCGCGAATGCCACGACATCCTGACGCAGTTCGCGGCTGTGCGCAGCGCCCTGGACACGGCGGGCGAAGGGCTGCTGGAGCAGTACGCCCTGGGCTGCCGCGCCCGTCCCGGCGAAGCGGTGACGCCGTCGGACGTGGTGCGGGCGGTCAAGCTGCTGCGGCGCTGA
- the trxC gene encoding thioredoxin TrxC, whose product MSDILTCSQCQARNRVGAVPADRVPSCARCGAALPWLHDGTDASFEQDIQASVPVIVDFWAPWCGPCRVMAPVLEDLVRDLPGKVRVVKVNVDENPHTAARFEIRSIPTLLMFRNGEEVDQIIGVPQKAALRARVEHLSRL is encoded by the coding sequence ATGAGCGACATCCTGACCTGTTCGCAGTGCCAAGCCAGAAACCGCGTGGGCGCCGTGCCCGCTGACCGGGTGCCGAGCTGCGCCCGTTGCGGGGCCGCGCTGCCCTGGCTGCACGACGGCACCGACGCTTCTTTCGAGCAGGACATCCAGGCGAGTGTGCCGGTCATCGTGGACTTCTGGGCGCCGTGGTGCGGTCCCTGCCGGGTGATGGCCCCGGTGCTGGAAGACCTCGTCCGGGACCTGCCGGGCAAGGTGCGCGTGGTCAAGGTCAACGTGGACGAAAACCCGCACACCGCCGCCCGCTTCGAGATTCGCAGTATTCCCACGCTGCTGATGTTCAGGAACGGGGAAGAGGTGGACCAGATCATCGGTGTGCCCCAGAAAGCGGCGCTGCGGGCGCGGGTGGAGCATCTGAGTCGGCTCTGA
- the pstS gene encoding phosphate ABC transporter substrate-binding protein PstS, protein MKKTLLGLSALLTISTAAAQGAITGAGASFPYPLYSKMFSQYKANNVNYQSVGSGSGQKQILERTVDFAGSDNPMTNEQMKDAPGTLLHVPTAIGAVVPAYNLPGVSKPLNFDGPTLANIYLGKIKTWGDPAIKKLNPGVTIPPLPITVARRSDGSGTTYVFSDYLSKVSSEWKSKVGTGNSLQWPVGTGAKGNDGVAGVVKGTPGAIGYVELVYAKQNKLAFGAVKNRAGKFILADNGPASNAALGVVIPADTRVSLTNSANANAYPIASFTYLIFYKEQKYGNRTEAQAKALKNLLTWMVTTGQQYNEPLDYAKLPANVAAKAKTVINSMTYGGKKF, encoded by the coding sequence ATGAAAAAGACCCTGCTGGGCCTGAGCGCCCTTTTGACGATCAGCACTGCCGCCGCCCAGGGCGCCATCACCGGCGCGGGCGCGAGCTTCCCCTACCCCCTGTACTCCAAGATGTTCAGCCAGTACAAGGCCAACAACGTGAACTACCAGTCGGTGGGTTCGGGCAGCGGCCAGAAGCAGATTCTGGAGCGCACCGTGGACTTTGCCGGCAGCGACAACCCCATGACCAACGAGCAGATGAAGGACGCCCCCGGCACCCTGCTGCACGTGCCCACCGCCATCGGCGCCGTGGTGCCCGCCTACAACCTGCCCGGCGTGAGCAAGCCCCTGAACTTCGACGGCCCCACCCTGGCGAACATCTACCTCGGCAAGATCAAGACCTGGGGTGACCCCGCCATCAAGAAGCTCAACCCCGGCGTGACCATTCCCCCGCTGCCCATCACCGTGGCCCGCCGCAGCGACGGCTCGGGCACCACCTACGTCTTCTCCGACTACCTGAGCAAGGTCAGCAGTGAGTGGAAGAGCAAGGTCGGCACCGGCAACTCCCTGCAGTGGCCCGTCGGCACCGGCGCCAAGGGCAACGACGGCGTTGCGGGCGTCGTGAAGGGCACCCCCGGCGCCATCGGCTACGTGGAACTGGTGTACGCCAAGCAGAACAAACTCGCCTTCGGCGCCGTGAAAAACCGTGCGGGCAAGTTCATCCTGGCCGACAACGGCCCCGCCAGCAACGCGGCCCTGGGCGTCGTGATTCCCGCCGACACCCGCGTGAGCCTCACCAACAGCGCCAACGCGAACGCCTACCCCATCGCCAGCTTCACCTACCTGATCTTCTACAAAGAGCAGAAGTACGGCAACCGCACCGAAGCCCAGGCCAAGGCGCTCAAGAACCTGCTCACCTGGATGGTGACCACCGGGCAGCAGTACAACGAGCCTCTGGACTACGCCAAGCTCCCCGCCAACGTGGCGGCCAAGGCCAAGACCGTCATCAACTCGATGACCTACGGCGGCAAGAAGTTCTGA
- a CDS encoding sulfite exporter TauE/SafE family protein, whose protein sequence is MILAWLGAALIGLSLGLLGSGGSILTVPVLVYLVGEPEKIAIAESLAVVGGISLVGALPYALRRQVDWTSVVWFGIPGVVGTFLGAALSVYLSGAVQLLLFAAVMLLAAVMMFRSSPIAGEQSGEQMAGLRSPLKVGLEGLVVGVVTGLVGVGGGFLIIPALVLLGGLPMGLAVGTSLLIIAAKSFVGFFKYLGVLGEQGLSVDWSLILIFTAIGIVGSFLGARLGQRIAGERLKKGFAVFLVLMGAYVLATNVPKVL, encoded by the coding sequence ATGATCCTGGCGTGGCTGGGCGCCGCACTGATCGGCCTGAGCCTGGGTCTGCTGGGGTCGGGTGGGTCCATCCTGACGGTGCCGGTGCTGGTGTATCTGGTGGGCGAGCCGGAAAAAATTGCAATTGCCGAGAGCCTCGCTGTCGTGGGGGGGATCAGTCTGGTGGGGGCGCTGCCCTACGCGCTGCGGCGGCAGGTGGACTGGACTTCGGTGGTCTGGTTCGGGATTCCCGGCGTGGTGGGCACCTTTCTGGGCGCGGCGCTGAGCGTCTACCTCTCGGGCGCCGTGCAACTGCTGCTGTTTGCCGCCGTGATGCTGCTCGCCGCCGTGATGATGTTCCGCTCTTCCCCCATAGCAGGCGAGCAGAGCGGGGAACAGATGGCCGGGCTGCGCTCGCCCCTCAAGGTCGGGCTGGAAGGTCTGGTCGTGGGCGTCGTCACCGGGCTGGTCGGGGTGGGCGGGGGCTTTCTGATCATTCCCGCGCTGGTGCTGCTCGGCGGTCTGCCGATGGGTCTGGCGGTGGGAACCAGCCTCCTGATTATCGCCGCCAAGAGCTTCGTCGGGTTTTTCAAGTACCTGGGCGTACTGGGCGAACAGGGCCTGAGCGTCGACTGGTCGCTGATCCTGATCTTCACCGCCATCGGTATTGTGGGCAGCTTTCTCGGGGCGCGGCTGGGCCAGCGCATCGCGGGCGAACGGCTCAAAAAGGGCTTCGCCGTGTTCCTCGTCCTGATGGGGGCCTACGTGCTGGCGACGAACGTGCCGAAAGTGCTTTGA
- the pstA gene encoding phosphate ABC transporter permease PstA, with protein MTKAATNTVTPAGLSPARKTTNLLMGGLIVLATAVVVAPLILIFAYLLKEGVSALNADFFTKVPAPEGEKGGGLLNAILGSLEMLAMASVIGVTVGVAGGIFLSEYPRHPLMPTIRMLSDVLAGIPAIVMGLVAYGLMVLTMGRFSGLAGALALGFLMIPIVVRTTEEVLKLVPMTVREAGVGLGLPKWLVTMKIVLPAAAGGIITGVMLALARVAGEAAPLLFTAFGNNLVNLDPTKPMSALPLEIYRGATSAYDENQRMAKAGALLLILMIFLTSMLARRFGRQK; from the coding sequence ATGACCAAAGCCGCGACCAACACCGTGACCCCGGCGGGCCTCAGCCCGGCCCGCAAAACCACCAACCTGCTCATGGGCGGGCTGATCGTGCTCGCCACCGCCGTCGTGGTGGCGCCTCTGATCCTGATTTTCGCCTACCTGCTCAAAGAGGGCGTCAGTGCGCTCAACGCCGACTTCTTTACCAAGGTGCCCGCGCCGGAAGGCGAGAAGGGCGGCGGCCTGCTCAACGCCATCCTCGGCAGCCTGGAAATGCTGGCGATGGCCTCGGTCATCGGCGTGACGGTAGGCGTGGCAGGCGGCATTTTCCTCTCGGAGTACCCGCGCCACCCGCTGATGCCCACCATCCGCATGCTCAGTGACGTGCTGGCCGGGATTCCCGCCATCGTGATGGGTCTGGTCGCCTACGGCCTGATGGTGCTGACGATGGGCCGCTTCAGCGGTCTGGCGGGGGCGCTCGCGCTCGGCTTCCTGATGATTCCCATCGTGGTGCGCACCACCGAGGAAGTGCTCAAGCTGGTGCCCATGACGGTGCGTGAGGCGGGGGTCGGTCTGGGCCTGCCCAAGTGGCTGGTGACCATGAAAATCGTGCTGCCCGCCGCCGCCGGGGGCATCATCACCGGCGTGATGCTGGCGCTCGCCCGCGTCGCCGGGGAAGCCGCGCCGCTGCTGTTCACGGCCTTCGGCAATAACCTCGTCAACCTGGACCCCACCAAACCCATGAGCGCCCTGCCGCTGGAAATCTACCGGGGCGCGACCTCGGCCTACGACGAAAACCAGCGCATGGCGAAAGCGGGGGCGCTGCTGCTGATCCTGATGATTTTCCTCACCAGCATGCTCGCCCGCCGGTTCGGTCGCCAGAAATAA